One window of Candidatus Roizmanbacteria bacterium CG_4_9_14_0_2_um_filter_38_17 genomic DNA carries:
- a CDS encoding rod shape-determining protein produces the protein MLIKRIGIDLGTANSLIYVAGVGIVFEEPTVVAVSDDGKVVAVGNEAKTMLGRTPGNITALRPMRDGVIADYSVTRTMLAYFIDRAVGRNRLFKPELMICVPSGCTQVERRAVIDAAMGAGAKTVYLIEEPLAAAIGAQIPIAEASGNLIVDSGGGSTEAAIISLGGVVAHASVRVAGNRLDEAITTHMRKKHNLAIGYQTAENIKVKLGSALLLPKPLFMEVKGRDLAGGLPRLVEISSTEIREAIDEELVEILGAVKSALEQTPPELASDIIEKGIVLSGGTCQLANFDRYITQETGVPAHVAEDPLYCVVRGTGVALENIDLYKQHIGRA, from the coding sequence ATGTTAATTAAAAGAATAGGAATTGATCTAGGAACAGCAAACTCACTTATCTATGTTGCAGGAGTGGGAATTGTGTTTGAGGAACCCACGGTTGTAGCCGTAAGTGACGATGGAAAAGTAGTTGCTGTGGGTAATGAAGCCAAAACAATGTTAGGACGCACACCTGGTAATATAACAGCGCTTCGACCGATGCGCGACGGAGTAATTGCAGATTATTCGGTCACTCGCACAATGTTGGCATATTTTATTGACCGTGCAGTTGGTCGTAACCGCCTATTCAAGCCCGAACTCATGATCTGTGTTCCATCTGGTTGTACCCAGGTTGAACGCCGTGCTGTAATAGACGCAGCCATGGGAGCTGGAGCCAAAACAGTATATCTTATAGAGGAGCCACTAGCTGCGGCTATTGGTGCTCAGATTCCTATAGCTGAAGCTTCCGGAAATCTTATTGTAGATTCAGGTGGGGGATCCACTGAAGCTGCCATTATTTCTCTCGGTGGCGTAGTCGCACATGCCTCTGTTAGGGTTGCGGGCAACCGACTCGATGAAGCAATTACTACTCACATGCGCAAAAAACATAATTTAGCAATTGGTTACCAAACAGCAGAGAATATTAAAGTTAAGCTCGGCTCCGCTCTCTTGCTCCCCAAACCGCTCTTTATGGAAGTTAAGGGTAGAGATTTAGCTGGTGGTTTACCACGCTTAGTGGAGATATCCTCAACAGAGATAAGAGAAGCCATCGATGAGGAACTAGTCGAGATTCTTGGTGCTGTAAAATCTGCCCTCGAACAAACGCCACCTGAGCTCGCCTCAGACATTATTGAAAAAGGCATTGTATTGTCAGGCGGCACTTGTCAACTTGCCAACTTTGATCGGTACATTACACAGGAAACCGGGGTTCCTGCTCATGTTGCGGAAGATCCTCTTTATTGCGTAGTTCGTGGCACTGGTGTTGCGCTTGAGAATATTGATCTCTACAAACAACACATTGGTCGCGCCTAA